The following proteins are co-located in the Aestuariirhabdus haliotis genome:
- the glmM gene encoding phosphoglucosamine mutase, whose translation MTKKYFGTDGIRGVVGKSPITPEFILKLGWAAGKVFAREGRSKIMIGKDTRISGYMFESALEAGLSAAGVDVCLLGPMPTPGIAYLTRTFNAQAGIVISASHNPYTDNGFKFFSANGTKLGDEIEHAIEEMIEQPMTVVPPDQLGKVTRIDDAAGRYIEYCKGTVTSHLDLRGMKMVVDGAHGATYHIGPAVFRELGAEVYEIGVQPNGLNINREVGSTSLAALQNEVLERQADLGIAFDGDGDRVMMVDDRGEVVDGDQLLFIIARNRHQYGKLGGGVVGTQMTNLGMELALKQLGIAFDRACVGDRYVNEMLNEKGWLLGGESSGHIICRHVTTTGDGIVSALQVVRAMKAGGESLYRLKSAMTMFPQTMINVRLPAKQDISAQAEVVKAVAQVEAELADTGRVLLRPSGTEPVVRVMVEGENTQQVQRLAQHLAGVVESVVGS comes from the coding sequence ATGACTAAAAAGTATTTTGGTACCGATGGTATTCGTGGGGTTGTCGGGAAAAGCCCGATTACGCCGGAATTTATTCTGAAGTTGGGTTGGGCCGCAGGCAAGGTATTTGCCCGAGAGGGGCGCAGCAAAATCATGATCGGTAAAGATACCCGCATATCCGGCTATATGTTTGAGTCAGCACTTGAGGCAGGATTGTCGGCAGCCGGGGTGGATGTTTGCCTGTTGGGGCCGATGCCGACGCCAGGTATTGCGTACCTGACGCGAACCTTTAATGCTCAGGCAGGCATTGTGATCAGCGCCTCCCATAACCCTTATACCGATAACGGCTTTAAGTTTTTCTCGGCAAACGGCACCAAACTGGGTGACGAAATCGAGCATGCGATTGAAGAGATGATTGAGCAGCCGATGACTGTGGTGCCTCCGGATCAATTGGGCAAAGTTACCCGCATTGATGATGCTGCAGGCCGATATATTGAATACTGTAAGGGTACCGTGACCAGTCACCTCGATTTGCGCGGTATGAAGATGGTTGTTGACGGAGCACATGGGGCCACTTATCACATTGGGCCGGCCGTATTCAGAGAGTTGGGAGCCGAAGTCTATGAGATCGGGGTTCAGCCCAATGGCTTGAATATCAATCGCGAAGTGGGTTCTACCTCGCTGGCTGCACTGCAGAACGAAGTGCTGGAGCGTCAGGCGGATCTGGGTATTGCTTTTGATGGTGATGGTGATCGCGTGATGATGGTTGATGATCGTGGAGAGGTGGTTGATGGCGATCAGTTACTGTTTATTATTGCTCGCAACCGACATCAGTACGGCAAGCTGGGTGGTGGTGTGGTCGGTACCCAGATGACCAATCTGGGCATGGAACTGGCGTTGAAGCAGTTGGGGATAGCTTTTGATCGTGCCTGTGTTGGTGATCGCTATGTTAATGAAATGTTGAATGAAAAAGGTTGGCTGCTGGGGGGCGAATCTTCGGGGCACATTATCTGTAGGCATGTCACTACCACCGGTGATGGTATTGTTTCAGCGTTGCAAGTGGTGCGTGCTATGAAGGCTGGAGGTGAATCCCTCTATCGGCTCAAGTCGGCTATGACGATGTTTCCCCAGACCATGATTAATGTTCGCTTGCCGGCCAAGCAGGATATTTCTGCCCAGGCTGAAGTGGTTAAAGCAGTTGCTCAGGTAGAGGCAGAATTGGCCGATACCGGGCGTGTGTTGCTCCGTCCTTCGGGTACTGAACCGGTTGTCCGGGTTATGGTAGAAGGGGAAAATACTCAACAAGTACAGCGTCTTGCGCAGCACTTGGCGGGTGTCGTTGAGTCTGTCGTCGGATCCTGA
- the folP gene encoding dihydropteroate synthase: MVVDFGSQRRSLDRPLIMGVLNVTPDSFSDGGRFVEPARALEHARQMFLSGATFIDVGGESTRPGAAPVSVEQELERVVPVVEAIRAELDVVVSVDTSTAEVMQAAIAAGAGLINDVRALQRPGALQMAASLGVPVCLMHMQGEPGTMQHDPCYDNVIDDVMVFLRDRMRLCEAAGISRSNLLIDPGFGFGKTLQHNLQLLKGLSRFAEMDVPLLVGMSRKSMIGAVLDRPDADDRLYGSIAVAVLAAQAGAHIIRVHDVKETRDALAMVDAVSNS, from the coding sequence ATGGTCGTTGATTTTGGTAGCCAGCGGCGTTCTCTTGATCGGCCCCTGATTATGGGCGTTTTGAATGTGACGCCCGATTCTTTCTCGGACGGTGGTCGTTTTGTTGAGCCGGCCCGGGCGCTAGAACACGCCAGGCAGATGTTCCTTTCCGGTGCCACTTTTATTGATGTTGGGGGAGAGTCGACTCGCCCAGGGGCAGCCCCTGTGTCTGTGGAGCAGGAGCTGGAAAGGGTCGTGCCAGTGGTCGAGGCGATTCGGGCCGAACTTGATGTGGTGGTTTCCGTGGATACCAGTACGGCCGAGGTGATGCAGGCGGCGATTGCTGCTGGCGCTGGTTTGATCAATGATGTCAGGGCGTTACAGCGTCCGGGTGCGCTACAGATGGCAGCCTCTCTTGGTGTGCCTGTTTGCCTGATGCATATGCAAGGCGAACCGGGAACCATGCAGCATGATCCCTGCTACGATAATGTTATCGATGATGTCATGGTTTTTTTGCGTGATCGTATGAGGTTGTGTGAAGCGGCCGGTATCAGTCGTTCCAATTTGTTGATTGATCCGGGGTTCGGTTTTGGAAAAACGTTGCAGCATAATCTGCAGCTTCTGAAGGGGTTGAGTCGCTTCGCGGAAATGGATGTGCCGCTACTGGTCGGTATGTCGAGGAAAAGTATGATAGGTGCGGTGCTTGATCGCCCTGATGCAGATGACCGGCTGTACGGCTCGATTGCCGTTGCAGTACTGGCAGCCCAAGCGGGGGCGCACATCATACGGGTGCACGATGTGAAAGAAACTCGGGATGCGTTGGCCATGGTGGATGCGGTGAGCAACAGTTAA
- the rlmE gene encoding 23S rRNA (uridine(2552)-2'-O)-methyltransferase RlmE, whose amino-acid sequence MARSKSSGRWLKEHFDDQYVKQSQKDGYRSRASYKLLEIQEKDRILRPGMSLVDLGAAPGGWCQVAAKIVGEKGRIVASDILDMDPIADVAFVKGDFTEETVLEQILQEIGSEQVDLVISDMAPNMSGMTAVDQPKAMYLAELALDMARQVLKPGGAFLTKVFQGEGFDEYFRDMRGSFDRLQSRKPQSSRPRSREIYLLARGFKGQ is encoded by the coding sequence ATGGCAAGGTCGAAGAGTAGCGGTCGCTGGTTAAAAGAACATTTTGACGATCAGTATGTCAAACAGTCCCAGAAGGATGGCTATCGCTCCCGTGCCAGCTATAAACTGCTGGAAATTCAGGAGAAAGATCGCATTTTGCGCCCGGGGATGTCTCTGGTTGACCTGGGGGCTGCGCCCGGCGGTTGGTGCCAGGTGGCCGCTAAAATTGTGGGCGAGAAGGGGCGTATTGTGGCCTCAGACATTCTCGACATGGACCCTATCGCCGATGTGGCGTTTGTTAAAGGGGATTTCACCGAGGAAACTGTACTGGAGCAAATACTGCAAGAAATTGGCTCGGAGCAAGTTGACCTTGTAATTTCGGATATGGCCCCCAATATGAGTGGTATGACGGCAGTTGATCAGCCCAAGGCAATGTATCTGGCCGAATTGGCCCTGGATATGGCGCGCCAGGTACTCAAGCCGGGGGGAGCCTTTCTGACCAAGGTCTTCCAGGGTGAGGGGTTTGATGAATATTTCCGGGATATGCGGGGTAGCTTTGATCGCTTGCAGAGCCGGAAACCCCAGTCATCCAGGCCCCGTTCGCGAGAGATTTATCTGCTGGCGAGAGGGTTTAAAGGCCAGTAA
- the ftsH gene encoding ATP-dependent zinc metalloprotease FtsH — translation MAKNLVLWLIIALVLLTVFKNFGTMQPTSSELSYSEFITQVENDRVSRVTIDGYRLTGDLKNNERFSTNLPPTVRDDKLMDELLRNNVNVVAKPIEKQSIWTQLLVASFPILVIIAVFMFFMRQMQGGGGGRGGPMSFGKSKARLLSEDQIKTTFADVAGVEEAKEDVKELVEFLRDPGKFQRLGGRIPRGVLMVGQPGTGKTLLAKAIAGEAKVPFFTISGSDFVEMFVGVGASRVRDMFEQAKKQSPCIIFIDEIDAVGRHRGAGLGGGHDEREQTLNQLLVEMDGFEGNEGVIVIAATNRPDVLDPALLRPGRFDRQVVVGLPDIRGREQILKVHMRKVPVHDGVKPALIARGTPGFSGADLANLVNEAALFAARSSKRMVTMQEFELAKDKIMMGAERKSMVMSEKEKLNTAYHEAGHAIVGRLVPDHDPVYKVSIIPRGRALGVTMFLPEEDRYSQSKQGLESQVCSLFGGRIAEEMTLGKGGVTTGASNDIQRASQIARSMVTRWGLSEKLGPLLYEEEEGEVFLGKQQGNRLHVSAETAKVIDDEVRHVIDSCYERAEQILTDNRDKLDAMADALMQYETLDSDQLDDIMAGRKPRPPQDWGDDEDGGSATAESSEEPKKSPDEPIGGPAGEH, via the coding sequence ATGGCTAAAAACTTGGTCTTGTGGCTGATTATTGCGTTGGTATTGCTGACCGTATTCAAAAATTTCGGCACCATGCAACCCACCTCTTCGGAGTTGAGTTATTCAGAATTTATTACCCAGGTCGAGAATGACCGGGTCAGTCGTGTCACGATCGACGGTTACCGTCTTACGGGTGACCTGAAAAATAACGAGCGCTTCTCGACCAACTTGCCGCCTACCGTACGCGATGACAAGTTGATGGATGAGCTTCTGCGCAATAACGTGAATGTGGTGGCCAAGCCAATCGAGAAGCAGAGCATATGGACCCAGCTGCTGGTAGCCAGTTTCCCCATTCTGGTGATTATTGCTGTTTTCATGTTTTTTATGCGCCAGATGCAGGGCGGCGGCGGTGGTCGTGGCGGTCCGATGAGCTTTGGTAAAAGCAAGGCGCGCCTGCTTAGTGAAGATCAAATCAAGACAACCTTTGCTGATGTGGCGGGGGTAGAAGAAGCCAAGGAAGACGTGAAGGAATTGGTCGAATTTCTCCGTGATCCCGGCAAATTCCAGCGCCTCGGAGGCCGAATCCCTCGCGGTGTATTGATGGTTGGTCAACCCGGTACCGGTAAGACCTTGCTGGCGAAAGCCATTGCTGGTGAAGCCAAGGTGCCGTTCTTTACCATTTCCGGCTCTGACTTTGTCGAGATGTTTGTTGGTGTTGGTGCCTCCCGGGTTCGGGACATGTTTGAGCAAGCCAAGAAGCAATCCCCTTGTATTATCTTTATCGACGAAATCGATGCGGTTGGCCGTCATCGTGGCGCCGGCCTGGGTGGCGGACATGATGAGCGTGAGCAGACCCTCAACCAGCTCTTGGTCGAGATGGATGGTTTTGAGGGTAACGAGGGTGTGATTGTCATTGCCGCAACCAACCGTCCTGATGTGCTCGATCCTGCCTTGTTGCGCCCCGGTCGTTTTGACCGCCAGGTCGTGGTGGGTCTGCCTGATATCCGTGGTCGTGAACAGATACTCAAAGTGCATATGCGTAAAGTACCGGTTCATGATGGCGTCAAGCCGGCATTGATAGCCCGTGGAACGCCCGGATTTTCCGGTGCTGACCTGGCTAACCTGGTTAACGAAGCGGCCCTGTTTGCGGCACGTTCCAGTAAACGAATGGTCACTATGCAGGAATTCGAGCTGGCCAAAGATAAGATCATGATGGGCGCCGAGCGCAAATCGATGGTAATGAGTGAAAAGGAGAAGCTCAATACCGCCTACCACGAAGCGGGTCACGCGATTGTCGGCCGTCTGGTTCCCGATCATGACCCGGTTTACAAGGTTAGTATCATTCCTCGTGGTCGTGCTTTGGGGGTGACCATGTTCCTGCCCGAAGAGGATCGTTACAGTCAGAGCAAGCAAGGGCTTGAAAGCCAGGTCTGTAGCCTGTTTGGTGGCCGAATAGCAGAAGAGATGACTCTGGGCAAAGGGGGGGTTACCACGGGTGCTTCCAATGATATCCAGCGAGCATCGCAGATTGCCCGTAGCATGGTGACTCGTTGGGGCTTGTCTGAAAAGTTGGGTCCTTTGCTGTACGAGGAGGAGGAAGGTGAAGTATTCCTCGGTAAGCAGCAAGGCAACCGATTGCACGTATCCGCTGAAACCGCCAAGGTAATCGATGATGAGGTTCGTCACGTTATCGACAGTTGTTACGAGCGCGCCGAGCAGATTCTGACGGATAACCGTGACAAGCTGGATGCGATGGCAGATGCTCTGATGCAGTATGAGACCCTCGATAGCGATCAGCTTGATGATATTATGGCTGGTCGTAAACCGCGTCCTCCTCAGGACTGGGGTGATGATGAAGACGGCGGCTCGGCAACGGCAGAATCTTCAGAAGAGCCCAAGAAATCGCCAGATGAGCCCATTGGAGGGCCTGCCGGGGAGCACTAG